The segment CAACCTGTACCACCATCGACACCAACACCCAGCGCAGCAGGAGCTATTGCCGAGCCAGCAGCAAGCACGAAGCCTCGGACTCACCCAACAATTGCTAGATTAGCTGACCCCCTTGCGACCAATGCGACGCTCTTGTCGCCAGAGACGTCGAGGGTCGTGGCATTCAAGGACATAGATCTAGGGTCGCCATCTAAGAAGCCCGGTACGAGGATCACTACGGAAAATCTACTCGATGTCGCATGTGCGCATCTAATCAGCGTGGACGAGAGGATGCGGCCGCTCGTAGAGCGCAATCACTGCAAAGTATTCTCGCCGGAAGGGCTGGCCGAGAAGATCGACCCGTTTGAGAGTCTGTCAAGTGGCATCATCTCGCAGCAGGTTTCCGGCGCAGCTGCCAGGTCTATCAAGGCCAAATTCCTGGCGTTGTTTGACACCCGGGACAGGACGACGCGGTTCCCCCATCCGTCAGAGGTGGCCCCCGTGCCGGTTGAGACGCTCCGTACCGCGGGGCTTTCGCAGCGCAAGGCAGAGTATATCAAGGGCCTGGCGGAAAAGTTTGCGAATGGCGAGTTGAGCACCGAGATGTTACATGATGCCCCGTATGAGGAACTGGTTGAGAAGTTGATTGCAGTGCGGGGTTTGGGGAGATGGTCTGTGGAAATGTTTGCCTGCTTCGGATTGAAGAGAATGGATGTGTTTTCTGTCGGGGATCTAGGTGTACAGAGAGGCATGGCAGCATTTGTTGGAAGGGACGTGGCCAAGTTGAAGTCCAAGGGGGGCAAGTGGAAGTACATGTCTGAGAGGGAGATGTTGGATATATCGGAAAAGTTTGCGCCATACAGGAGCTTGTTTATGTGGTTGATGTGGAGAGTCGAGGACAGCTACACCGACGTGAGTACCCTGGAGTAGTGATGGCGTCATTGAATTCGGCATGCGGCTCCGAACAGCAGACGGGTTCTTCCGTCAGAATGACTCTGTTGCTTTTTTATCATGAAAAGGCAGTTTGTCCTTTCCATTGTCTCCCACGCCTTGGACTAGCATCCGTACATAATATTATTGTATGGGAGCTGGCAGGAGCTTGTTTCAGATATGTGAATTCCTCTCCCTGGAAACTAGGACTGTTGGCCAATATCTATCGAGGCGACAGTCTCAGCCGCCGTTTCGCGCGGTGATTGGGCCATTTGCGCATGGTTGGAAGAGCATTGAACGTTTCAACATGGACACCTTATTGCGATAGGCCTGCCATGGGACGCTGAGTCGTCGATCGCACTGCCGATCGAGACGAACCTTGAAATGGATGACAAGCACCGTGTGCATACTAGTTTTGAACCTGTACGTGAGATCTGAGAGTAACAAATGGAGGGGAGGCGAGGGGCATGTATTAATACTCGACGACTCATGACGCGAAGGGTGCTGCTGGCACAATACGACGCGGCCTCCAACGAGCTCCAACATTGTTGCAATACCAGCGGCAAGGGGTAGGCATtgatactagtagtagtagacGTACCAGTACTATTTTTCTCGAGCATTCCTGGTCTACGTTTTAGCTTCTGCCAAGGTCCAGTCTTCCCGTCGAGCGTCCCAGACTCCGGGATCATGTCCAGGAACAGCTTGAACCGCTACCTCGTATTAATCAAGGCATGTGAAGCGAGCCCAGCGTGCATGTCTTCCCTACTTAGTATTGCCCCATTCCCTGTAGGCTCTTTGCCTCtgtatacatgtacatatgtatgcatggCTTGAGCGGGTCGGAGTACAAAGGGCTCTGTGCCCTCTGAAGATCGGCCTGGAACACTACCAATGGATTAGATGCGAATACATCGTCATACAGGTTTTGGTGGCAGGCGGCTCATTGCCCTTGTTGCATCATGAGGTTTCCAGGCCTTTTGAGCGGGATGGGAATGCTGGTGAGATTACTCATATAATAGACCGCCTGATTTTGGCCAGGGTTTTAGGGGAAAAGCTGCccataataataataaacaATCGGACCACAAGGGGCAAATCAACACCCAATGATAGATATTGGCATTGACTGTACAAGTAAGGAGCAAGACACTGGGCGTGTCTGGAGGAAACATGTTTCGAGCCGaccgtatgtatgtattgtcAAATTGCCAGGTATCCGTAGCGAATTGCTGAATCTACTGCTCCGGACTAATAACCAGCGGCTATTCCGTATTTCCAATCACGAGATAGTAGCGCAAGGATGAGCCATTACTACGGCAGGTATGATATGCGGCGCAGCATGTTCGAGGACAATGTTAGTCCTTAAAGCATAGCAAACTTTGCTGATCTGGCCCGTTCTGATATGCTCCCTCACCGGCACTCTAGATATCATTTTTAAGGTTTATTCAGGTCAACTTCTCGCCCCGAAACAAGG is part of the Metarhizium brunneum chromosome 4, complete sequence genome and harbors:
- the MAG1 gene encoding DNA-3-methyladenine glycosylase yields the protein MAATRRSSRLSAQSDAKPSSPQPEDQTANSTQNNRKRKASTSKATAPVTPTKRRTERIQPVPPSTPTPSAAGAIAEPAASTKPRTHPTIARLADPLATNATLLSPETSRVVAFKDIDLGSPSKKPGTRITTENLLDVACAHLISVDERMRPLVERNHCKVFSPEGLAEKIDPFESLSSGIISQQVSGAAARSIKAKFLALFDTRDRTTRFPHPSEVAPVPVETLRTAGLSQRKAEYIKGLAEKFANGELSTEMLHDAPYEELVEKLIAVRGLGRWSVEMFACFGLKRMDVFSVGDLGVQRGMAAFVGRDVAKLKSKGGKWKYMSEREMLDISEKFAPYRSLFMWLMWRVEDSYTDVSTLE